Genomic segment of Deinococcota bacterium:
TGGTGCGGGCGCTCCCCGCAGCAAACCTTCGGTGCTTAAATCCTCATCTACATCCGGCCAGTGGATACCGTAGCCGCCGCCAGCAAGTTGCCAATTTTGGCGCTCGGCTTGAGTCGCGTTGAATAATCGCGGATACCAAGCTA
This window contains:
- a CDS encoding DUF2442 domain-containing protein, giving the protein MGILALAADERVSGVEVSEDTLTVALMDGRSISVPLAWYPRLFNATQAERQNWQLAGGGYGIHWPDVDEDLSTEGLLRGAPAPRQRLAQV